From one Lineus longissimus chromosome 3, tnLinLong1.2, whole genome shotgun sequence genomic stretch:
- the LOC135485334 gene encoding uncharacterized protein LOC135485334, with protein MDRRFTLQTAISLVLLAMSISASQPPTRVVTGWTAETYPNPTDARCGNYSSSICDPDGILGGEDAVSELVDLINLIDMESCACGQCNLYQTDAEESEGFKFGIAAVDKLKSKGSGNITWEQIDLDVFAVDILRKWHLGSCRNGLIIAVSNATGQYATAMDETTQLRLHPECLVKRGISEDERLKAGQLEEGLKLIMQEYKQLIKEGSCVMSKTIWVVMAFTLAPIGIIFAVFYLACKSSNYVIKSAREKKVRQMISKKLAAYESSSRTSSESTSSLEQHGCSTSGQYRSIGKGRHDVPSVSQAVTRGDVEQCRQAEELEERRRYSDIWVKATAK; from the exons ATGGACCGAAGATTCACTTTGCAAACGGCGATATCGCTTGTCCTACTTGCCATGTCTATCTCAGCCAGCCAGCCCCCTACACGAGTTGTAACCGGATGGACGGCAGAGACATATCCAAACCCTACTGATGCCCGGTGCGGCAACTATAGCAGCAGCATCTGCGATCCTGATGGAATACTTGGAGGCGAAG ATGCAGTCAGCGAACTCGTCGACCTGATTAACTTGATCGACATGGAGTCTTGCGCATGCGGCCAATGTAATTTATATCAGACAGACGCTGAGGAGAGTGAAGGCTTCAAGTTTGGAATAGCTGCGGTGGACAAGCTCAAGTCAAAAGGAAG TGGGAACATCACATGGGAGCAGATTGATCTGGATGTATTCGCTGTTGATATCCTAAGGAAGTGGCATCTTGGTAGCTGTAGAAATGGTCTTATCATAGCAGTCTCAAATGCAACGGGACAG TACGCCACTGCCATGGATGAAACGACCCAACTTCGCCTGCATCCAGAATGTCTTGTCAAACGGGGCATCTCTGAGGATGAGCGCCTCAAGGCGGGACAGCTTGAAGAGGGGCTGAAGCTTATCATGCAAGAATACAA GCAACTCATAAAGGAAGGTTCGTGTGTCATGTCTAAGACGATCTGGGTGGTCATGGCCTTTACTTTGGCTCCCATAGGCATTATATTCGCCGTCTTTTACCTGGCCTGCAAGTCAAGTAACTACGTCATCAAGTCCGCCAGAGAGAAGAAGGTCAGACAGATGATTTCCAAGAAGCTGGCAGCGTATGAGTCTAGTAGTAGGACGTCTAGTGAGTCCACTTCTAGCTTGGAACAACATGG TTGCAGCACATCAGGTCAGTATAGGAGCATCGGTAAGGGGAGGCATGACGTCCCGAGTGTGTCGCAGGCTGTCACAAGGGGCGACGTGGAGCAGTGCCGCCAAGCAGAGGAGTTGGAGGAGAGGAGACGTTATTCAGATATTTGGGTCAAAGCTACAGCAAAATGA
- the LOC135484895 gene encoding lysosome-associated membrane glycoprotein 1-like yields the protein MEGNDGRIVLLLVFSIGCLFSNVNSSSNATGSPIAKPTTGKPAPAVTVNTPQQSTKGNTPTVAPATTTTPPVPSFVLSQNNKPCLKAAFRAQFTVEYESRKANSTTEMKSAIITLPTSAKVTGTCMSTNITKAELTLSWDRYSIRIYFVERNVDKPDIFSSESEKWLVTTATRLVFSYNTSENVAFESPVKEQEIEASSKSTDLFFENPLNTSYTCISGNDFTLVTEHNTTVSLKLTDVKIQVVNTPMNGYSESHLCEGDKSSPEQNIVPIAVAGCLAGIILIVILGYLISKRTHKPTYTTFDE from the exons ATGGAAGGGAATGATGGAAGAATCGTTTTACTACTGGTTTTCAGTATAG GTTGTCTCTTTTCCAATGTGAATAGTTCAAGTAACGCCACAGGTAGTCCGATAGCTAAACCAACTACGGGTAAACCAGCTCCAGCTGTCACTGTAAATACaccacaacaatcaacaaaaGGAA ATACACCAACCGTTGCCCCGGCGACAACGACAACTCCTCCAGTGCCTAGTTTTGTTCTCTCCCAAAACAATAAGCCATGTTTAAAGGCGGCGTTCAGGGCTCAGTTTACAGTTGAATATGAATCAAGAAAAGCAAATAGC ACAACTGAAATGAAGAGTGCCATCATAACCTTACCCACCTCAGCCAAGGTCACAGGAACATGTATGTCAACCAACATCACAAAAGCagaattaaccctttcatggGATAGATACTCAATAAGAATATATTTTGTGGAAAGAAATGTCGATAAG CCCGACATATTTTCCTCAGAATCTGAGAAGTGGTTGGTAACCACGGCAACCAGACTCGTTTTTAGCTACAACACGAGTGAGAACGTTGCGTTCGAGTCTCCAGTGAAGG AACAAGAAATCGAAGCCAGTTCAAAATCGACCGACTTGTTCTTCGAGAATCCACTGAACACATCCTACACGTGCATCAGCGGGAATGACTTCACCCTGGTCACGGAACACAACACCACTGTCTCACTGAAGCTGACCGACGTCAAGATCCAGGTGGTCAACACACCCATGAATGGATATTCAGAGT CTCACTTGTGTGAAGGAGACAAGTCGTCCCCGGAACAGAATATCGTCCCAATCGCAGTAGCAGGCTGCCTTGCCGGGATCATCCTAATTGTCATTTTAGGCTACCTCATCAGCAAAAGGACCCACAAGCCAACTTACACCACGTTTGATGAGTAA
- the LOC135484558 gene encoding lysosomal proton-coupled steroid conjugate and bile acid symporter SLC46A3-like → MRSHHANDKAAILPEEILPEGVDPPLPDVQERTKPTTRLITVEPVLLLYCVAYLGGLAALEEYIYSRYQKNYPILNNTDPNVRSNDSQCQTNRSDPVFIATQMAQSDTSQLVLETTAIFSVLSIFSTMFLGAYSDAYGRKRCLVLPLAAEIVVFILKLAIIYFDLPVELLCIGAAIEGLSGGWIIMLMATFAYIADVTDQSSRAMRITVAESCLTLSIALSQFVLGYYVTATGFFWPYLTLFGLLVIDLLYLILFVPESFVKSKETTFSLKKSVKATYQVYNVRDDNRHIKLVLLTLTMFFNVIPLTSTTALNILFTMNAPLCWGPVLIGIFSAVYALAKQIGGIAGVATFGRLCHLSDISMATIGTVAGIAGAILNAFAKTNVLMFIVCPVSCLSMMTSPMIRTAISRLVKPDELGSVYAGIAAVEAVCNLVGGTVMNLIYQQTLYFFSGFVFIVCAIFFLVELFLFCLYMFVSKSTKRTLINAESCLKSGSTVVNG, encoded by the exons ATGCGAAG CCACCATGCGAATGACAAGGCAGCCATCTTGCCCGAGGAGATTCTCCCAGAAGGAGTGGATCCGCCCTTACCGGATGTCCAAGAACGGACCAAGCCCACAACGAGACTCATCACAGTCGAGCCCGTCCTGCTCCTTTACTGTGTCGCCTATCTCGGAGGCTTGGCTGCATTGGAAGAATATATCTACAGCCGGTACCAGAAGAACTATCCCATTCTTAACAACACAGACCCAAACGTTCGGTCTAACGATTCCCAGTGCCAAACGAATCGTTCAGATCCCGTTTTTATAGCAACCCAAATGGCGCAATCAGATACGTCGCAACTCGTGCTGGAAACAACGGCCATCTTTTCTGTACTTTCCATCTTCAGCACTATGTTTCTTGGGGCGTATTCAGACGCATATGGAAGAAAACGTTGCTTGGTTCTTCCACTGGCGGCAGAGATCGTGGTCTTTATACTGAAGCTAGCCATCATTTATTTTGATTTGCCTGTTGAACTTCTTTGTATCGGGGCAGCCATTGAAGGATTGAGCGGAGGTTGGATCATCATGCTGATGGCCACCTTCGCCTACATTGCCGACGTCACAGACCAGTCCTCCCGCGCAATGAGGATCACAGTAGCAGAGTCCTGTCTCACGCTATCCATTGCTCTCTCACAGTTTGTACTTGGATACTACGTGACAGCAACGGGATTCTTCTGGCCCTACCTCACTCTATTCGGTCTTCTAGTCATAGACCTTCTCTACCTGATTCTCTTCGTCCCGGAGTCTTTCgtcaaaagcaaagaaacaaCGTTTTCTCTGAAGAAATCTGTGAAGGCGACATACCAAGTGTACAATGTCAGGGATGATAACCGCCACATCAAACTTGTCCTGCTGACTTTGACCATGTTCTTCAATGTGATACCTCTTACCAGCACGACGGCCTTGAATATTCTCTTCACCATGAACGCCCCTCTCTGCTGGGGCCCTGTCCTGATTGGGATATTCAGTGCCGTGTACGCCCTCGCGAAGCAGATAGGCGGCATCGCGGGGGTGGCAACGTTTGGCCGCCTGTGCCACCTCTCGGACATAAGCATGGCCACTATTGGGACCGTAGCAGGGATAGCAGGGGCCATCCTGAATGCGTTTGCAAAAACGAATGTTCTCATGTTCATAG TGTGTCCGGTGTCTTGCctttcaatgatgacgtcacccaTGATAAGAACGGCAATTTCGAGACTTGTCAAGCCAGACGAACTAG GTTCCGTCTATGCTGGAATTGCTGCAGTAGAAGCCGTGTGCAACCTGGTTGGTGGAACTGTCATGAACCTCATCTACCAACAGACCCTTTACTTCTTCAGCGGGTTCGTCTTCATCGTCTGTGCTATTTTCTTTTTGGTGgagttatttttattttg TCTCTACATGTTTGTCAGCAAATCAACAAAGAGGACTTTGATCAATGCCGAGTCGTGTCTGAAAAGTGGCAGCACTGTTGTCAACGGATAG
- the LOC135484931 gene encoding sarcoplasmic reticulum histidine-rich calcium-binding protein-like, giving the protein MASTYTTMTSLLCILSVFLLVLSLYSTQAAEDAVDVAHDTKDATDQVDLEYAKGSVCGYCKYCKFCKKCDMCPCTASKKEPNCHMCKYCKYCHLCSALCDTICQPGGVLDKITSKIVSALPSFNQEEVENDLDGVKDWIKKEEL; this is encoded by the exons ATGGCTTCCACATACACCACCATGACAAGTTTGCTCTGCATTTTATCCGTTTTCCTCCTCGTCCTTAGTCTCTATAGCACCCAGGCTGCGGAGGATGCAGTGGACGTGGCCCATGACACAAAGGATGCCACTGATCAGGTCGATTTAGAGTACGCCAAGGGGTCTGTCTGTGGCTACTGTAAATACTGTAAG TTctgtaaaaagtgtgatatgtgtCCATGCACGGCGAGCAAGAAGGAACCAAACTGTCACATGTGCAAG TACTGTAAATATTGTCACCTATGCTCAGCATTATGCGATACAATCTGTCAGCCGGGCGGCGTCCTCGACAAGATCACTTCAAAAATAGTCAG CGCCCTGCCGAGTTTCAACCAGGAAGAAGTGGAGAATGATCTTGATGGAGTGAAGGATTGGATCAAGAAGGAAGAACTATAA